In Palaemon carinicauda isolate YSFRI2023 chromosome 38, ASM3689809v2, whole genome shotgun sequence, a single window of DNA contains:
- the LOC137630450 gene encoding villin-1-like → MGEFVRDPCFSVIPKNSTCFLIWRVENLQLVLLKKEDYGKFHKGDSYLVLSMGEFNKPAGVDDTPHPPKGALDIHIHFWLGSETSTDEAGVAAIKTVELDDLLGGGPVQHRETEGNESKRFLSYFKNGIRLLSGGISSGLRNVTDDFEPSLYHVKGKRTTTITEMPKIAWELMNDGDVYVLDTKLIIYVWTGRCSNNMEKIQGAKFATTLKQEHGGANVVVIEDGQESLLQNEERKVFEKYLPLVKKNTIPAHEAPKDETVARRMSEEIKLYKCSDESGTLKVIEVKNGPLSQSDLHSEDSFIIDNGQSGIWVWVGKKANKKEREEALRNAQGFVSKKGYPASTQVSRIVDNGEPPEFKSLFKDWKDKDATIGFGRQTSTSKIAHTVQTKFDASTLHSTPALAAKTQMVDDGRGEKEVWRVKNFDLVPVPEDEFGQFYMGDCYIILYAYLEGSSEHYLLYYWIGSDAGQDEAGTAALKAVELDDKLQGRAVQIRVTQEKEPPHFMAIFGGKMVVFKGGYASSFDGEGARDEVKKSSYMLQVRGTTSHNTKAYEVDMRAGCLNSNDCFIIVTPQMSYVWCGKGSTGDEREMAKTLATGKGETVTVSEGHEKDDFWAVLGGKEPYASSAKLKEESPSQEPRLFQCSNASGVFKAEEIINFCQSDLIDDDVMLLDTWDTIFLWLGHNSNKTEQKHAETLALEYLRTDPAGRGTGTPIIKLKQGFEPPNFTGFFGVWDNDLWNNDMTYADICERLQELSPGSTVLVTSTSGGSSGRRTYPVSVLREKDPEKLPQEVDPTRKEEFLSDPDFKSVFGVAREDFESIPQWKRNNLKKKAGLF, encoded by the exons ATGGGGGAATTTGTACGCGACCCTTGCTTCAGTGTCATACCCAAAAACTCCACCTGTTTTCTCATATGGAGGGTAGAG AATTTGCAACTGGTACTCCTCAAGAAGGAGGACTATGGAAAATTCCACAAAGGAGACTCTTACCTCGTCTTATCCATGGGAGAATTTAACAAGCCAGCAGGCGTGGATGACACT CCCCACCCACCGAAGGGCGCCTTAGACATCCACATCCACTTCTGGCTAGGATCCGAGACCAGCACGGATGAGGCCGGGGTGGCTGCCATCAAGACGGTTGAGCTGGATGACCTCCTGGGTGGGGGACCCGTCCAGCATCGGGAGACGGAGGGGAACGAGAGCAAGAGATTCCTCTCTTATTTTAAAAATGGAATTAG GCTGCTAAGCGGGGGCATATCCAGTGGCTTGAGAAATGTGACGGACGATTTCGAACCATCGCTCTACCACGTGAAAGGAAAAAGGACAACAACCATTACTGAAATGCCGAAG ATTGCCTGGGAGCTCATGAATGATGGCGATGTTTACGTTCTAGACACGAAGTTAATTATCTACGTCTGGACAGGAAGATGCAGCAACAACATGGAGAAGATTCAGGGCGCGAAG TTTGCGAcaaccctcaagcaagaacacgGAGGTGCAAACGTCGTCGTGATAGAAGACGGCCAGGAGAGTCTTCTGCAGAACGAGGAGAGGAAGGTCTTCGAGAAATACCTTCCCCTGGTGAAGAAAAATACCATCCCAGCCCACGAGGCGCCGAAGGACGAAACCGTG GCTCGGCGCATGTCGGAAGAGATCAAACTGTACAAGTGTTCGGATGAAAGTGGAACCCTGAAAGTCATCGAAGTGAAGAACGGCCCCCTCTCCCAGTCAGACCTCCACTCCGAG GACTCCTTCATCATCGACAACGGGCAGAGCGGCATCTGGGTATGGGTAGGAAAGAAAGCCAACAAGAAGGAGCGGGAGGAAGCCCTCCGGAATGCCCAAGGATTCGTCTCCAAGAAAGGATACCCCGCCAG TACCCAAGTCTCGAGGATTGTGGATAATGGTGAACCTCCAGAATTCAAGAGTCTCTTCAAGGACTGGAAAGACAAAGATGCCACGATAGGGTTCGGAAGGCAGACATCCA CCAGCAAAATCGCCCATACTGTGCAGACTAAGTTCGATGCATCGACTTTGCATTCCACCCCCGCCTTGGCAGCCAAGACTCAGATGGTTGACGATGGCAGAGGAGAGAAAGAGGTGTGGAG AGTGAAGAACTTCGACCTGGTCCCAGTCCCCGAAGACGAATTCGGACAATTCTACATGGGCGATTGCTACATTATACTCTACGCGTACTTGGAAGGATCCTCCGAACACTATCTCCTCTACTATTGGATC GGCAGCGATGCCGGCCAAGACGAAGCTGGAACAGCGGCTCTCAAAGCAGTTGAACTGGACGATAAGCTACAGGGTCGCGCCGTGCAGATCCGTGTGACGCAAGAGAAGGAACCTCCTCATTTCATGGCCATCTTCGGCGGGAAAATGGTCGTCTTTAAAGGCGGTTACGCCTCGTCCTTCGATG gtgaGGGAGCCAGAGACGAAGTCAAGAAGTCATCCTACATGCTACAAGTTCGAGGCACCACCAGTCATAATACCAAAGCTTACGAG GTGGACATGAGAGCCGGCTGTCTGAACTCCAACGACTGCTTCATCATCGTCACCCCGCAAATGAGCTACGTGTGGTGTGGCAAAGGATCCACTGGAGACGAGAGGGAGATGGCCAAGACTTTGGCCACAGGCAAAGGAGAAACGGTCACCGTTTCCGAGG GGCACGAGAAGGACGACTTCTGGGCCGTCCTAGGGGGCAAGGAGCCCTATGCCAGCTCAGCCAAACTGAAGGAGGAGTCTCCCTCCCAGGAGCCCCGTCTCTTCCAGTGCTCCAACGCCTCTGGAGTCTTCAAAG CCGAGGAAATCATCAACTTCTGCCAGAGTGACCTGATCGACGATGACGTCATGCTGCTCGACACCTGGGATACCATCTTCCTCTGGCTCGGTCACAACTCTAACAAG ACGGAACAGAAACACGCTGAGACATTGGCTTTAGAGTACTTACGCACAGACCCAGCTGGTAGAGGAACCGGTACACCCATCATAAAGTTGAAACAGGGCTTCGAACCACCCAATTTCACTGGGTTCTTCGGCGTCTGGGACAACGACCTTTGGAAT AATGACATGACTTACGCTGACATCTGTGAGCGACTGCAAGAACTATCTCCTGGATCTACGGTCTTGGTCACATCCACATCAGGCGGCAGCTCCGGTAGAAGAACGTATCCAGTTTCGGTTTTGCGAGAAAAGGACCCGGAGAAATTACCCCAAGAAGTAGATCCGACGCGCAAGGAG GAATTCCTCAGCGACCCCGACTTCAAATCCGTGTTCGGTGTCGCCAGGGAAGACTTCGAATCCATTCCACAGTGGAAGAGGAACAACCTAAAGAAGAAGGCCGGACTCTTTTAG